One Pseudodesulfovibrio cashew DNA window includes the following coding sequences:
- a CDS encoding peptide-binding protein: MNLRILVVLHLLLALLAGCGSDGPATPVPPVDPASVPAVPEYGGTFVEAWLGEPSNLISMLATDGSSHAAATQIYVSLLKYDKNINLVPYAAESYSIENGGKLIKFKLREDIRWFDGEPLTAEDVEFTYKLMIDPKTPTAYAANFKEVKAFRLTGKYSFEVEYDQPFAKALVTWAMDILPKHALEGENLLETKYSRQPLGAGPYKLKEWVPGSQLVLEANPDFFEGRPYIEHEIYRIIPDLSTQFLELKAGNLDTMDLAPLQFLYQTKGPGWDGSFNKFEYLASGYSFLGYNMRHPFFQDVRVRRAIDFAIDRDEIVKGVLYGLGEAANGPYKPGTWQYNDAVKPRPYDPEKAKALLAEAGWTDSDGDGVLDKDGVPFRFTILTNQGNTQRIKAGVIIQQRLAGIGIRVKLRTVEWAAFIKEFVDKGRFDALILGWNILQDPDIFSVWHSSMAVDGGLNFTRYKNNELDSLLERGRRMVDPVKRKPIYDRVQEILHDEVPYSFLYVPKSLPIVQARVQNIKAAPAGIGYNFTKWWIPATLQHQP; encoded by the coding sequence ATGAACCTGCGCATCCTGGTAGTTCTTCACCTCCTCCTGGCACTCCTCGCCGGTTGCGGCAGTGACGGTCCGGCCACCCCCGTCCCCCCTGTGGACCCGGCCTCCGTACCCGCCGTTCCAGAGTATGGCGGAACCTTTGTCGAGGCCTGGCTGGGCGAGCCCAGCAACCTCATATCCATGCTGGCGACCGACGGTTCTTCCCATGCCGCGGCGACGCAGATTTACGTCTCGTTGCTGAAGTACGACAAGAACATCAATTTGGTCCCCTATGCGGCGGAATCCTATTCCATAGAGAACGGCGGCAAGCTGATCAAATTCAAGTTGCGCGAGGATATCCGCTGGTTCGATGGCGAACCGCTAACCGCAGAGGACGTGGAGTTCACCTACAAGTTGATGATTGATCCGAAGACGCCTACGGCTTACGCAGCGAATTTCAAGGAAGTCAAAGCGTTCCGCCTAACAGGCAAATACTCCTTTGAAGTGGAGTATGACCAGCCGTTTGCCAAGGCGTTGGTTACCTGGGCCATGGACATCCTTCCCAAGCACGCCCTTGAGGGGGAAAACCTCCTCGAGACAAAATACAGCCGCCAGCCTCTCGGAGCCGGGCCTTACAAGCTCAAGGAGTGGGTGCCGGGCAGTCAGTTGGTGTTGGAAGCGAATCCGGACTTCTTTGAGGGGCGGCCTTACATAGAGCATGAGATCTATCGCATCATTCCGGACCTCTCCACCCAGTTCCTTGAACTCAAGGCGGGCAATCTCGACACCATGGACCTGGCTCCTCTCCAGTTTCTTTATCAGACCAAGGGGCCGGGGTGGGACGGCAGCTTCAACAAGTTCGAGTATCTCGCTTCGGGCTATTCCTTCCTTGGCTATAATATGCGCCATCCGTTCTTTCAGGATGTGCGGGTGCGTAGGGCTATTGATTTTGCCATAGACAGGGACGAGATCGTCAAGGGCGTGCTCTACGGCCTTGGAGAGGCAGCCAATGGGCCTTACAAGCCGGGGACCTGGCAATATAATGACGCGGTCAAGCCCCGCCCGTATGATCCGGAGAAGGCTAAGGCCCTGCTGGCCGAAGCGGGATGGACCGACAGTGACGGCGACGGAGTGCTGGACAAGGACGGGGTGCCTTTCCGTTTCACCATTCTGACCAACCAGGGGAATACTCAGCGCATCAAGGCCGGAGTAATCATCCAGCAGCGGTTGGCGGGTATCGGAATCCGGGTCAAGCTGCGTACGGTGGAGTGGGCGGCGTTCATCAAGGAATTTGTGGACAAGGGCCGGTTCGACGCCCTCATCCTGGGGTGGAACATCCTTCAGGACCCGGACATTTTCAGCGTTTGGCATTCGTCCATGGCCGTGGACGGCGGCCTGAATTTCACCCGCTACAAGAACAATGAACTGGATTCCCTGCTGGAGCGGGGCCGGCGGATGGTGGATCCGGTCAAGCGCAAGCCCATCTATGACCGGGTTCAGGAAATATTGCACGATGAAGTGCCGTATTCCTTCCTGTACGTACCGAAATCCTTGCCAATCGTGCAGGCACGTGTACAGAATATCAAGGCGGCCCCAGCAGGAATCGGATACAATTTCACCAAGTGGTGGATTCCTGCGACGCTGCAACACCAACCGTAA